In a genomic window of Zingiber officinale cultivar Zhangliang chromosome 9B, Zo_v1.1, whole genome shotgun sequence:
- the LOC122023983 gene encoding heterogeneous nuclear ribonucleoprotein 1-like: MGMDQGKLFIGGISWDTNEDGLREHFGQFGEVVEAVIMKDRNTGRARGFGFVVFTDPAVAERVVMEKHTIDGRVVDVKKAVPRDDQQVLNRSSNSIHGSLSPGRTKKIFVGGLPSTITENDFKKYFDQFGTITDVVVMYDHNTQRPRGFGFITYDTEEAVDKVLFNTFHDLNGKKVEVKRAVPKELSPGPSTRLQTVGFNYGVNRGNNFLSGHAQGYNPSSISDYGMRMDSRLGALSTGRNGLPSLGPGFGMGLDYNRTLNSGIVGNTDVGNILNYGRVALNSFYGGGNSSRYDSPIPYSGLNRNTSTFRSSMAQTLLGNTGLNYSVNSSTASASMTSGSGGLGSFSNSSLNWGGSVPNSLQFGGSRSGYGSSNVSYIGTDNIALGGNSFERRVSPPVANTNLTSLNSGYEVSFEDLYGGNLVYGDPTWRPSLSDVDDTGSFSYRLGNSDADSGKEFVDYIGGYDVNNRQTD, translated from the exons ATGGGCATGGATCAGGGGAAGCTCTTCATCGGCGGAATCTCGTGGGACACCAATGAGGATGGTCTCCGGGAGCACTTCGGCCAGTTCGGGGAGGTGGTGGAGGCCGTCATCATGAAGGATCGGAACACGGGCCGTGCCCGCGGCTTCGGTTTCGTCGTGTTCACTGACCCTGCCGTTGCCGAAAGAGTCGTGATGGAAAAACACACAATTGATGGTCGAGTG GTGGATGTCAAGAAAGCTGTTCCTAGGGACGACCAACAAGTTCTTAATAGAAGCAGCAACAGCATCCATGGTTCTCTTAGCCCTGGTCGCACAAAGAAGATATTTGTGGGGGGCTTGCCATCTACCATAACAGAAAATGACTTTAAGAAGTATTTTGATCAATTTGGGACGATCACAGATGTTGTGGTGATGTACGATCACAATACACAGCGGCCTAGGGGATTTGGCTTCATCACCTATGATACTGAGGAAGCTGTGGATAAGGTATTGTTCAACACTTTCCATGATCTGAATGGTAAGAAGGTAGAGGTCAAGAGGGCTGTGCCTAAAGAGCTTTCGCCCGGACCCAGCACACGATTGCAGACTGTTGGATTTAACTACGGTGTGAATCGaggaaataattttcttagtggGCATGCACAGGGGTATAATCCAAGCTCAATAAGTGACTATGGTATGAGGATGGATAGCAGATTGGGAGCACTATCCACTGGGAGGAATGGGCTCCCTTCACTTGGTCCTGGTTTTGGAATGGGACTCGATTACAATCGAACTTTGAACTCAGGAATTGTAGGGAATACAGATGTAGGTAACATTCTTAATTATGGACGGGTGGCTTTGAACTCCTTTTACGGTGGTGGGAATTCAAGTAGGTATGACAGTCCCATTCCATATAGTGGTTTGAACCGAAATACTAGCACATTTCGTAGTTCAATGGCTCAAACTTTATTGGGAAACACAGGCCTCAACTATTCTGTAAATTCTTCAACTGCAAGTGCCTCCATGACCTCTGGGAGTGGGGGCCTTGGTAGCTTTAGCAACAGTAGCTTGAACTGGGGTGGTTCTGTTCCTAACTCATTGCAATTTGGGGGGAGCCGCTCAGGCTATGGCAGTAGCAATGTGAGTTATATTGGTACTGATAATATTGCATTGGGTGGCAACAGTTTTGAAAGAAGAGTCTCTCCTCCGGTGGCCAACACTAATCTTACCTCTTTGAACTCTGGATATGAAGTAAGCTTTGAAGATTTATATGGTGGAAATTTGGTTTATGGGGACCCTACTTGGCGACCTTCATTGTCAGATGTCGATGATACTGGTTCATTCAGTTATAGGCTTGGCAATTCGGATGCTGATTCAGGCAAAGAATTTGTAGATTATATAGGTGGTTATGATGTTAACAATAGACAAACAGATTGA